One Parageobacillus sp. KH3-4 genomic region harbors:
- a CDS encoding IreB family regulatory phosphoprotein, whose amino-acid sequence MSSFDQTMQFHFSEEPAETNIREVLLTVYDALQEKGYNPINQIVGYLLSGDPAYIPRYKDARALIRKVERDELIEELVKFYLQGQRKD is encoded by the coding sequence GTGAGCTCATTTGACCAAACAATGCAGTTTCATTTTTCTGAGGAGCCGGCCGAGACGAACATTCGTGAAGTGCTGCTGACGGTGTATGATGCTCTTCAAGAAAAAGGGTACAATCCGATTAATCAAATTGTCGGTTATTTATTATCTGGCGACCCTGCTTACATCCCTCGCTATAAAGATGCCCGAGCGTTAATTCGCAAAGTGGAGCGCGATGAATTAATTGAAGAATTAGTGAAATTCTATTTACAAGGGCAACGAAAGGATTAA
- the ruvX gene encoding Holliday junction resolvase RuvX, giving the protein MRVLGLDLGTKTLGVAVSDELGWTAQGIETISIDEEQGEYGLKRLREIIDEYKVDTIVVGFPKNMNGTVGPRAEASQRFAKVLEHEFSLPVILWDERLSTMVAERMLIAADVSRKKRRKVIDKMAAVVILQSYLDSKQ; this is encoded by the coding sequence ATGCGTGTATTGGGGCTTGATTTGGGTACAAAGACGCTTGGGGTGGCCGTCAGCGATGAATTAGGTTGGACTGCGCAAGGAATTGAAACGATTTCGATTGACGAGGAACAAGGAGAATACGGTTTAAAACGGCTTCGCGAAATTATCGATGAATACAAAGTCGATACGATCGTCGTTGGATTTCCGAAAAATATGAATGGCACGGTCGGACCGCGCGCGGAGGCGAGCCAGCGCTTTGCAAAAGTACTTGAGCACGAGTTTTCGCTTCCTGTCATACTGTGGGACGAGCGGTTGTCCACTATGGTGGCGGAGCGGATGTTAATTGCCGCTGACGTCAGCCGGAAAAAAAGAAGGAAAGTGATTGATAAAATGGCGGCTGTCGTTATTTTACAGTCGTATCTTGACAGCAAACAGTAA
- a CDS encoding DUF1292 domain-containing protein, with protein MEHGDRHITVVDEDGNEQLCEILFTFESEDFGKSYVFYYPVGAEFEEEEETEVHVSAFIPGDGEQEGELLPIESEEEWEMIEEVWNTFCAEQEEEVE; from the coding sequence ATGGAACACGGAGATCGCCATATTACCGTTGTCGACGAAGACGGCAATGAACAATTATGTGAAATATTGTTTACGTTTGAATCAGAGGATTTTGGAAAGTCTTATGTGTTTTATTATCCGGTAGGCGCGGAATTTGAAGAGGAGGAAGAAACGGAAGTCCACGTGTCGGCATTTATTCCCGGAGATGGGGAACAAGAAGGAGAGCTTTTGCCGATTGAATCCGAGGAAGAATGGGAAATGATCGAAGAAGTATGGAATACGTTCTGCGCCGAACAAGAGGAAGAAGTGGAGTAA
- the mltG gene encoding endolytic transglycosylase MltG, translated as MDNHQFFQKDVQIVRKIVLIVSIVVFTACIAIAAGSYFYIKSALQPVDPDDRTPIHVSIPIGSSVNDIADMLEEKRLIKSSFVFRYYVKLKNHVDFQAGEYELKRSMPMEKIIAVLKTGKVTEKSGLKLTIPEGTQLTQIAEIIAKKTGYKKEEVLQQLNDRKYIEKLIQKYPSILSKDILNKNIRYPLEGYLFPATYSFHEKKPPIPEIIEAMLRKTEKVLAKYERDRNEMNMTTHQLLTMSSLIEEEATKKAEREKIASVFYNRLRTGMPLQTDPTVLYALGKHKERVYYKDLEVQSPYNTYIHKGLPPGPIANAGETSIQAALRPAKTDYLYFLATPAGEVIFTKTLEEHNRQKEKYMEKR; from the coding sequence ATGGATAATCACCAGTTTTTTCAAAAAGATGTACAAATTGTGCGAAAAATTGTATTGATTGTTTCCATCGTTGTTTTTACCGCATGTATCGCTATTGCAGCAGGAAGCTATTTCTATATAAAATCAGCGTTACAACCCGTTGATCCAGATGATCGTACTCCTATCCACGTGTCGATACCGATCGGCTCTTCCGTGAACGATATTGCCGACATGTTAGAAGAGAAACGGTTAATTAAAAGTTCATTCGTGTTCCGTTATTATGTGAAGCTGAAAAACCATGTTGATTTTCAAGCGGGAGAATATGAGTTAAAACGGTCGATGCCGATGGAAAAAATCATTGCTGTTTTAAAGACGGGGAAAGTAACGGAAAAAAGCGGGCTAAAGCTGACTATTCCGGAAGGGACGCAACTTACGCAAATTGCTGAGATTATTGCTAAGAAAACGGGATATAAGAAAGAGGAAGTGCTCCAACAATTAAATGACCGCAAATATATCGAAAAACTTATTCAAAAATATCCGTCTATTTTATCCAAAGACATTTTAAATAAAAATATCCGATACCCGCTAGAAGGTTATTTGTTTCCTGCCACTTATTCATTCCATGAAAAAAAACCGCCTATTCCGGAAATTATCGAAGCAATGTTAAGAAAAACAGAAAAAGTGCTAGCAAAATATGAACGCGATCGGAACGAAATGAATATGACGACACATCAGCTTTTAACGATGTCATCCTTAATTGAAGAAGAAGCAACAAAAAAAGCGGAGCGGGAAAAAATTGCGAGCGTATTTTACAACCGCCTCCGCACCGGCATGCCGCTGCAGACAGATCCTACTGTTTTATATGCGCTTGGAAAACATAAAGAGCGTGTTTATTATAAAGATTTGGAGGTCCAATCTCCATATAATACGTATATTCATAAAGGACTTCCTCCTGGACCAATTGCGAACGCTGGGGAAACGTCGATTCAAGCGGCGTTGAGACCAGCGAAAACCGATTATTTGTATTTTCTGGCTACGCCAGCGGGAGAGGTCATTTTTACAAAAACGTTAGAGGAACATAACCGCCAGAAAGAAAAATATATGGAGAAACGATAG
- a CDS encoding O-methyltransferase: MVSKEVAHYIEQFLPERDEQIKEMERYAEQHHIPIMEITGIETMLQLLKIAKPKRILEIGSAIGYSAIRMAKALPDANIVTIERDRERYERALFYISKTGTSGQIRVIFGDALNVYNDVAKYAPFDVIFIDAAKGQYQRFFQMYEPLLKESGIIITDNVLFKGLVATEEPIENKRIRQLVSKIRRYNEWLIGRTDYETVILPIGDGIAISRKRGEKR; this comes from the coding sequence TTGGTCTCAAAGGAAGTAGCGCATTATATTGAACAGTTTCTTCCCGAACGGGATGAGCAAATAAAAGAGATGGAGCGTTACGCAGAGCAACATCATATTCCGATTATGGAGATTACCGGAATCGAAACGATGCTACAATTGTTAAAAATCGCTAAACCGAAGCGGATTTTGGAAATTGGCTCTGCTATTGGCTATTCCGCCATTCGCATGGCAAAAGCGCTTCCCGATGCGAATATCGTTACGATTGAGCGTGATCGCGAGCGGTATGAACGCGCGCTTTTTTATATAAGCAAAACGGGGACAAGCGGACAAATTCGCGTGATTTTCGGTGATGCGCTGAATGTATACAACGATGTCGCGAAATACGCCCCGTTTGATGTCATTTTTATCGACGCGGCGAAAGGACAATATCAGCGTTTTTTTCAAATGTATGAGCCATTGTTGAAGGAAAGCGGCATTATTATTACAGATAACGTATTATTCAAAGGGCTTGTCGCAACGGAAGAACCGATTGAAAATAAGCGGATTCGCCAGTTAGTGTCGAAAATTCGCCGCTACAACGAATGGCTGATCGGGCGAACGGATTATGAAACGGTCATTCTGCCGATCGGCGATGGGATCGCCATATCACGAAAACGAGGTGAAAAACGATGA
- a CDS encoding peptidase U32 family protein, whose amino-acid sequence MKKPELLVTPTSVSHIHDLANAGADAVIIGEQRYGLRLAGEFSRADVKEAAEIARQYGLKLYVAMNAIFHNDKVDELGDYIAFLADTGVDAIVFGDPAVLMTVREVAPHMKLHWNPETTATNWYTCNYWGRKGAKRAVLARELNMEAILEIKEHAEVEIEVQVHGMTCMYQSKRSLIGNYFEYQGKVMEIERKKYEKGMFLYDKERDSKYPIFEDENGTHIMSPNDICIIDELSEMVDAGIDSFKIDGVLHEPGYITEVTKLYRRAIDLCAENRKQYEEEKDELLAKIEAIQPKHRPLDTGFFFKETVY is encoded by the coding sequence ATGAAAAAACCGGAACTGTTAGTGACGCCGACGAGCGTTTCCCATATACATGATTTAGCCAATGCCGGCGCTGACGCGGTCATCATCGGCGAGCAACGCTACGGTCTGCGCCTGGCAGGAGAATTTTCCCGCGCGGATGTCAAAGAGGCGGCCGAGATAGCGCGGCAATATGGCCTCAAATTATATGTTGCGATGAACGCGATTTTCCATAACGACAAAGTGGACGAACTTGGCGATTATATAGCGTTTCTCGCTGATACTGGCGTGGATGCGATCGTCTTTGGCGATCCGGCGGTTTTAATGACCGTGCGCGAAGTGGCGCCGCATATGAAACTGCATTGGAATCCGGAAACAACAGCGACAAACTGGTATACGTGCAATTATTGGGGACGCAAAGGAGCGAAGCGCGCTGTCCTCGCCCGCGAATTAAATATGGAGGCGATTTTAGAAATTAAAGAGCATGCCGAAGTAGAAATCGAAGTGCAAGTGCACGGGATGACTTGCATGTATCAATCAAAACGCTCTTTAATTGGAAATTATTTTGAATATCAAGGAAAAGTAATGGAAATCGAACGGAAAAAATATGAAAAAGGCATGTTTCTGTATGATAAAGAGCGCGACAGTAAATATCCGATTTTCGAAGACGAAAACGGCACGCATATTATGAGCCCGAACGATATTTGCATCATCGATGAGCTTAGCGAAATGGTGGACGCCGGCATCGACAGCTTCAAAATTGACGGTGTATTGCACGAGCCTGGCTATATTACGGAAGTGACGAAACTATACCGTCGCGCCATTGACTTATGTGCCGAAAACCGCAAGCAATATGAGGAAGAAAAGGATGAGCTGCTAGCGAAAATCGAAGCGATCCAACCAAAACATCGTCCGTTGGATACCGGATTTTTCTTTAAGGAAACGGTTTACTAA
- a CDS encoding U32 family peptidase, protein MLLKNDKISEIINGKRVIVKKPELLAPAGNLEKLKIAVHYGADAVFLGGQEYSLRANADNFTLEEIAEGVRFANQYGAKVYVTANIYAHNENIPGLEEYLRALEQAGVHGIIVADPLIIETARRVAPKLEVHLSTQQSMANWKAVQFWKEEGLERVVLARETSAEEIREIKEKVDIEIEAFIHGAMCSAYSGRCVLSNHMTARDSNRGGCCQSCRWDYDLYQLKGDKEIPLFDENDAPFAMSAKDLNLIRAIPTMIELGIDSLKIEGRMKSIHYVATVVGVYRKVIDAYCADPDNFTIREEWIKELDKCANRDTAPSFFTGIPGYQDHMYGSHSRKTTHEFAGLVLDYDKETKMVTLQQRNFFKPGDEVEFFGPEIENFTQVVEKIWDEDGNELDAARHPLQIVKFKVEREVFPYNMMRKEN, encoded by the coding sequence ATGCTGTTAAAAAACGACAAAATTTCCGAGATCATCAACGGCAAGCGCGTCATCGTGAAAAAGCCCGAGCTTCTCGCTCCGGCCGGCAATTTGGAAAAGCTGAAAATCGCCGTGCATTACGGGGCGGATGCGGTATTTCTCGGCGGACAAGAATATAGCTTGCGCGCCAACGCTGACAATTTTACGCTCGAAGAAATCGCAGAAGGAGTGCGCTTTGCGAATCAATATGGCGCAAAAGTGTATGTGACAGCCAACATTTATGCACATAACGAAAACATTCCCGGGCTCGAAGAATATTTGCGCGCGCTAGAACAAGCCGGCGTTCACGGCATTATTGTCGCTGATCCGCTTATTATCGAAACGGCGCGCCGGGTGGCGCCGAAATTAGAAGTGCATTTAAGCACGCAGCAGTCGATGGCAAACTGGAAAGCGGTTCAATTTTGGAAAGAAGAAGGGTTGGAACGCGTGGTGCTCGCGCGCGAAACAAGTGCGGAAGAAATTCGAGAAATTAAAGAGAAAGTTGATATTGAAATTGAAGCGTTTATCCATGGCGCGATGTGTTCCGCTTATTCCGGGCGCTGTGTATTAAGCAACCATATGACGGCACGCGATTCCAACCGCGGAGGATGCTGCCAATCATGCCGATGGGATTACGATTTATATCAATTAAAAGGAGATAAAGAAATACCGTTGTTTGATGAAAACGACGCCCCGTTTGCGATGAGCGCGAAAGATTTGAATTTGATTCGCGCGATTCCAACCATGATTGAATTGGGCATCGACAGCCTAAAAATCGAAGGGCGGATGAAATCGATCCATTATGTCGCGACGGTAGTCGGAGTTTATCGTAAAGTGATCGATGCTTATTGCGCCGACCCAGACAATTTCACGATTCGCGAAGAATGGATTAAAGAGCTTGATAAATGCGCCAACCGCGATACCGCTCCATCTTTCTTTACGGGAATACCGGGCTATCAAGATCATATGTACGGTTCTCATAGTCGAAAAACGACGCACGAATTTGCTGGTCTTGTGCTCGATTATGATAAAGAAACAAAAATGGTCACATTGCAGCAACGAAACTTTTTTAAACCGGGAGATGAAGTGGAATTTTTCGGACCGGAAATTGAAAATTTCACACAAGTAGTGGAGAAAATTTGGGACGAAGATGGAAACGAATTAGATGCAGCACGCCATCCATTGCAAATTGTCAAGTTTAAAGTGGAGCGCGAAGTCTTCCCATACAACATGATGAGAAAGGAGAACTGA
- the udk gene encoding uridine kinase, translated as MGKKPVVIGVAGGSGSGKTSVARAIYEHFGGHSILVLEQDFYYKDQSHLPFEERLRTNYDHPLAFDNDLLIEHVHKLLRYEPIEKPVYDYKLHTRSDKVIHVEPKDVIILEGILVLEDERLRNLMDIKVYVDTDADIRIIRRLLRDINERGRTLESVIEQYVSVVRPMHNQFVEPTKRYADIIIPEGGQNRVAIDLMVTKIRAILEQKSIL; from the coding sequence ATGGGGAAGAAGCCTGTTGTCATCGGCGTTGCCGGCGGGTCCGGCTCGGGAAAAACGAGCGTGGCAAGGGCGATTTATGAGCATTTTGGCGGCCACTCGATTTTAGTGCTTGAACAAGATTTTTACTATAAAGACCAAAGCCATCTGCCGTTTGAAGAGCGGCTGCGGACGAATTATGACCATCCGCTTGCGTTCGATAACGATCTGTTGATTGAACATGTTCACAAATTATTACGGTATGAGCCGATCGAAAAGCCGGTTTATGATTACAAGCTCCATACGAGATCGGATAAAGTGATTCACGTTGAGCCAAAAGATGTTATTATTTTAGAAGGGATACTTGTATTGGAGGATGAACGGCTGCGCAATTTAATGGATATTAAAGTATATGTGGATACCGACGCCGACATTCGCATTATTCGGCGCCTGCTCCGCGACATTAATGAGCGCGGCCGTACGCTGGAGTCGGTGATCGAGCAGTACGTTTCCGTCGTTCGCCCCATGCATAATCAATTTGTGGAGCCGACGAAGCGCTACGCAGACATCATTATTCCAGAAGGCGGCCAAAATCGTGTCGCCATTGATTTAATGGTTACAAAAATTCGCGCAATTCTTGAACAAAAATCGATTTTATAA
- the greA gene encoding transcription elongation factor GreA: protein MANEKQYPMTKEGKEKLEQELEYLKTVKRKEVVERIKIARGFGDLSENSEYDAAKDEQAFVEARIQTLENMIRNAIIIEEDTENPDVVSLGKSVTFIELPDGEEETYTIVGSAEADPFEGKISNDSPIAKSLLGRRVGEEVTVQTPGGEMLVKIVAVK, encoded by the coding sequence ATGGCAAACGAAAAGCAATACCCGATGACAAAAGAAGGGAAAGAGAAACTGGAACAAGAACTCGAGTATTTAAAAACAGTCAAGCGAAAAGAAGTAGTAGAACGCATTAAAATCGCGCGCGGATTTGGCGACTTATCGGAAAACTCCGAGTACGACGCCGCAAAAGACGAACAAGCATTTGTCGAAGCGCGCATCCAAACACTTGAAAACATGATTCGCAACGCGATTATTATCGAGGAGGACACGGAAAACCCAGACGTTGTTTCGCTTGGAAAATCCGTTACGTTTATTGAACTTCCAGATGGAGAAGAAGAGACGTATACGATTGTCGGCAGCGCTGAAGCCGATCCGTTTGAAGGGAAAATTTCTAACGACTCTCCAATTGCGAAATCGCTTCTTGGCAGAAGAGTCGGGGAAGAAGTTACGGTGCAAACGCCGGGAGGCGAAATGCTTGTAAAAATTGTCGCGGTAAAATAG
- a CDS encoding penicillin-binding protein 2: MWKKRAIVILSMIQIGIFLLIARLVQVQLISTESFSKQNVNLIEASVAQRTQEMVIDDGRGTFVDRHGKPLTKEYTPSLILFPFLKAMEWPVEKVAAILDISPQSIIDQLKQAKEPFIFTANGAPFALTEEQMEKINQLHIPGVFAVKKQRPLKRTYAPHLIGFTREDARLLRSRYPKRPLSPHVEVGIHGLQKAFDEFLIPEGETKLLYHVDAEGGPLFGINVKYSDPGNPFYPVSVKTTIDRDLQQIAETVVQKHRLKKGGIVLLDIKTNSVLAMVSRPDMDPHNPYKNRGAENQMILPQIPGSIFKTVIAAAAIETGIASRQTTFDCSKKIDGVTPDDAHSYGMLGFDESFAASCNNAFATLGKKLVQQDPDIFEIYAKKLGLYPLSGWQGDVYHEENFKQFPEERKGTIWHDENDKRIPLAVAQTSIGQKDVRVSPLAVANMMATIARNGEAKQVRAVSKILYKNGATFFTFPEQPFSDEQPISPATVEKLQQLLRKVVTDERGTGRQFQPLPYEVAGKSGTAETGKMSHHQELINKWFAGYFPADAPRYALVVVELDSLGTQTVANDVFYDLVQKIYEFDHRDRNER; the protein is encoded by the coding sequence ATGTGGAAAAAAAGAGCAATCGTGATACTTTCGATGATTCAAATCGGAATTTTCCTTCTTATCGCCCGGCTTGTTCAAGTCCAGCTAATTAGCACAGAGTCGTTTTCTAAACAAAACGTTAACTTGATCGAAGCAAGCGTAGCGCAGCGGACGCAAGAGATGGTCATTGATGACGGGCGGGGAACATTTGTTGATCGGCACGGGAAGCCATTGACGAAAGAATATACCCCCTCGCTTATTTTGTTCCCATTTTTAAAGGCGATGGAGTGGCCCGTCGAAAAAGTGGCAGCCATTCTCGATATCTCTCCTCAGAGCATTATCGATCAGCTGAAACAAGCGAAAGAACCGTTTATTTTTACAGCAAACGGCGCTCCATTTGCCTTAACAGAAGAACAAATGGAAAAAATTAATCAGCTGCATATTCCGGGCGTGTTTGCCGTAAAAAAACAGCGTCCGTTAAAGAGGACATATGCGCCGCATTTAATTGGTTTTACACGCGAAGACGCCCGCCTTTTGCGCTCCCGTTATCCGAAGCGTCCTCTTTCGCCCCATGTTGAAGTAGGAATTCATGGGTTGCAAAAGGCGTTTGACGAATTTTTAATTCCGGAAGGGGAGACGAAGCTGTTATATCATGTTGATGCAGAAGGAGGGCCTTTATTTGGGATTAACGTGAAGTATAGCGACCCCGGCAATCCGTTTTATCCCGTTTCCGTAAAAACGACGATCGATCGTGATTTGCAGCAGATTGCGGAAACGGTTGTGCAAAAGCACCGCTTGAAAAAAGGCGGCATTGTCTTGCTGGATATAAAGACGAATAGCGTGCTTGCCATGGTTAGCCGCCCCGATATGGATCCGCACAACCCGTACAAAAATCGCGGAGCGGAAAACCAAATGATTTTGCCGCAAATCCCCGGATCGATATTTAAAACGGTGATTGCGGCGGCCGCGATAGAAACAGGAATCGCTTCTAGGCAAACAACGTTTGATTGCAGTAAAAAAATAGACGGAGTGACGCCTGATGATGCTCATTCTTACGGAATGTTGGGATTTGATGAAAGCTTTGCCGCAAGCTGCAACAACGCTTTCGCGACGCTTGGAAAAAAGCTTGTTCAACAGGATCCTGACATTTTTGAAATATATGCAAAAAAGCTTGGATTATACCCGCTTTCAGGATGGCAAGGCGACGTATATCATGAAGAAAATTTTAAGCAATTCCCAGAAGAGAGAAAGGGAACGATCTGGCACGATGAAAATGATAAGCGTATACCGCTTGCGGTGGCGCAAACGTCGATCGGGCAAAAAGATGTGCGTGTATCGCCGCTGGCGGTTGCCAATATGATGGCAACAATTGCGCGAAACGGCGAGGCAAAGCAAGTGAGGGCGGTAAGTAAAATTTTATATAAAAACGGCGCCACCTTTTTTACGTTTCCGGAACAGCCGTTTTCTGACGAACAGCCGATTTCTCCTGCCACTGTTGAAAAACTGCAGCAATTATTGCGGAAGGTCGTTACCGATGAACGTGGCACAGGGCGCCAATTTCAGCCTCTTCCGTATGAAGTAGCCGGAAAATCGGGCACGGCAGAAACCGGGAAAATGTCCCATCACCAAGAGCTGATCAATAAATGGTTTGCCGGCTATTTTCCTGCAGATGCGCCAAGATACGCGCTCGTTGTCGTAGAGTTAGATAGCCTTGGCACGCAGACGGTGGCAAACGATGTGTTTTATGATCTTGTTCAGAAAATATATGAATTTGATCATCGGGACAGAAATGAACGATAA
- a CDS encoding YrrS family protein gives MGPRFAQRAKRRKINRILNAAIAVVVLLIIVVAWNLFSDGDRPDEQAAKPQPKTEVKKDSDEKKVEVEINEQHENDEENEQTDQEETSEEEQEVIETPGAPGSNIEKEIVNPAWQPIGTTQSEPHVTQFKKNSVDWKEMLDAVSYATGLSQSDMIVWFIGNNGPNKAVATISTKDKAQYYKVYIEWVENQGWKPTKVQKLRK, from the coding sequence ATGGGACCGCGCTTTGCGCAGCGGGCAAAGCGCCGCAAAATCAATCGCATTCTCAATGCAGCGATTGCTGTAGTAGTGTTGCTCATTATCGTCGTTGCGTGGAATTTGTTTTCCGATGGCGACCGACCGGACGAGCAGGCAGCAAAACCACAGCCAAAGACAGAAGTCAAAAAAGATAGTGACGAAAAAAAAGTAGAAGTAGAGATTAATGAACAACATGAGAATGACGAAGAGAACGAGCAAACAGATCAGGAAGAAACGAGCGAAGAAGAGCAAGAAGTGATCGAGACCCCGGGGGCCCCTGGATCGAATATAGAAAAAGAAATTGTCAATCCTGCATGGCAACCGATTGGCACCACTCAATCTGAACCTCATGTCACTCAGTTTAAGAAAAATTCTGTCGATTGGAAGGAAATGTTAGATGCCGTCAGTTATGCAACCGGTCTTTCCCAATCTGATATGATCGTGTGGTTTATCGGCAACAATGGGCCGAACAAAGCTGTCGCGACGATCTCTACAAAAGACAAAGCGCAATATTACAAAGTATATATTGAATGGGTGGAAAACCAAGGATGGAAGCCGACGAAAGTGCAGAAATTAAGAAAATAA
- a CDS encoding YrzA family protein, with the protein MNISLDLIEDKIEFFEADDLQTLEKKINEQIEHNKALLLHVHHVSHQMHVAENGKRFYSAVVHFKAKK; encoded by the coding sequence ATGAATATTTCCCTTGATCTGATTGAAGATAAAATCGAATTTTTTGAAGCGGATGATTTGCAAACATTAGAGAAAAAAATTAATGAACAAATTGAGCATAATAAAGCGCTTTTACTTCACGTCCACCACGTTTCCCACCAAATGCATGTCGCGGAAAACGGGAAGCGGTTTTACAGCGCGGTCGTTCACTTTAAAGCGAAAAAATAA
- a CDS encoding class I SAM-dependent methyltransferase: MGREFLDLFEAWADSYDQSVRGYDEEYREVFANYEDILNTVASKAKSVVLEFGVGTGNLTKKLLEHGKTVYGIEPSESMRKKALEKLGDKVSIVDGDFLQFPLPSEPVDTIASTYAFHHLTDEEKRKAIAKYGKLLNKGDKIVFADTAFRDHQTFQRAVEEARERGFHSLADDLEREYYTTLDVLTKLFEENGFTVTFTQKNAFVWVMEAVKQ, from the coding sequence ATGGGAAGAGAATTTCTTGATTTGTTTGAAGCATGGGCAGATTCTTATGATCAATCTGTTAGAGGATATGATGAAGAATATCGCGAAGTGTTTGCGAATTATGAAGATATTTTGAATACGGTTGCCAGCAAGGCGAAAAGTGTTGTGCTTGAGTTCGGCGTTGGAACGGGGAACTTAACGAAGAAGCTGTTGGAGCATGGAAAAACGGTATATGGCATTGAGCCATCTGAATCGATGCGGAAAAAAGCGCTTGAAAAGCTGGGAGACAAAGTATCGATTGTCGATGGGGATTTTTTACAATTTCCTCTACCTTCTGAGCCGGTTGACACCATTGCCAGCACTTATGCATTTCACCATCTCACCGATGAGGAAAAACGAAAAGCAATCGCCAAGTATGGCAAGCTATTAAATAAAGGTGATAAAATAGTGTTTGCCGATACGGCGTTTCGCGATCACCAAACATTTCAGCGTGCGGTAGAAGAGGCAAGGGAGCGCGGATTTCATAGTTTGGCAGATGACCTAGAACGCGAGTATTATACGACGCTGGATGTGCTGACAAAACTATTTGAAGAAAATGGATTTACTGTCACGTTTACGCAAAAGAATGCGTTTGTATGGGTGATGGAAGCCGTAAAACAGTAA
- the mtnN gene encoding 5'-methylthioadenosine/S-adenosylhomocysteine nucleosidase — translation MKIAIIGAMEEEVAILRDKMEERKETIIANCEFSLGRLNGADVILLKSGIGKVNAAMATAILLERFRPNYVINTGSAGGFLSTLNVGDVVISTEVVHHDVDVTAFGYEYGQVPGMPARYKADATLVKIAEQNAKQIKDIQVVKGLIATGDSFMSDPARVEFVRSKFPELCAAEMEAAAIAQVCTQFAVPFVIIRALSDIAGKESDVSFEQFLDTAAKHSADLVLSIVSSLQK, via the coding sequence ATGAAAATAGCAATTATCGGGGCAATGGAAGAAGAAGTGGCGATTTTGCGTGACAAAATGGAAGAGCGGAAAGAAACGATCATCGCCAATTGCGAGTTTTCATTAGGGCGATTAAACGGTGCCGACGTCATTTTATTAAAATCGGGAATCGGCAAAGTAAACGCAGCAATGGCAACAGCGATTTTGTTGGAACGATTTCGTCCGAATTATGTCATTAACACCGGTTCAGCGGGCGGCTTTTTATCTACGCTAAATGTCGGAGACGTCGTCATTTCCACCGAAGTCGTACATCATGATGTCGACGTGACAGCGTTTGGCTATGAATACGGCCAAGTTCCGGGGATGCCGGCGCGTTATAAAGCGGACGCAACATTAGTAAAGATCGCCGAGCAAAACGCAAAACAAATCAAGGATATTCAAGTAGTAAAAGGGCTTATTGCGACCGGCGATTCGTTTATGAGCGATCCGGCGCGCGTGGAATTTGTGCGCAGCAAATTTCCAGAGTTATGCGCAGCGGAAATGGAAGCGGCGGCGATTGCCCAAGTATGCACGCAGTTTGCCGTTCCGTTTGTCATCATTCGGGCGTTATCGGATATTGCTGGCAAAGAATCTGACGTATCATTTGAGCAATTTTTAGATACCGCCGCCAAACATTCTGCCGATTTAGTGTTATCCATAGTATCTTCGTTGCAGAAATAA